From Pieris napi chromosome 24, ilPieNapi1.2, whole genome shotgun sequence:
tagcatgggactaggtcaattggtgtgaattgtctttaaaaattaaaaaaaaaaaaaaacgattttgcCTCACGTTTCTACGTCTACTCATGATTACTTTCATCTAAAGGCAagagatattaaataatttgtagatTTTTCTGCACAGAGTGTTGGACTCACTAAACCCCTCCCACCAATTACGCAACTGTTGGGGAAACTTGGGGTCGCGTTATTCTACCAAGACATTGGCCTTGGCGTTGCGTGGAGATGTGGGATCTCTTTGCaacttctaccgcatttaccatgaagagcgttcagaggagttgttcggactaataccagcagctgagtttcatcatcagcGGAGCGTTGACGAGCTTCTACGCTCGTATAAGTTCGCAGTTCTATGCAGTGTATTAAAGTGACCGTTCCTCTGTCTTGATGCAACCATCGATGACACCCAGAATCTTTTTTCTCAGTCGATGGTGAATGAGTAACGGAAATAGCAATGTCAGAATCCATGTTGACACTGACACGACGCCActaccagccttgcgattctgtaactcacttttcgaactcacacagcggttttcgcatcggcggtcgctctgaaatcagtcgtgaagcagtcattttatgatttggcattctaattaacaataaactccAAGcttccaccttttcagaaaGTTAGTTCTAAAagtgtgtgagttcgaaaagtaagttacagaatcgcagggcagttcgagcgtaaaggccgatttacattatcttagtgtttagcagagtgctttaggatagtaggtactttagttgaaacatgtaaacgctacgctaaagaacttgcctttcaagttgtactaaagcactctcctaaacactaagataatgtaaatcggcctttacgcCGTAACACGCCGAAATATGCCAGTTTACGCGCGTCCGGTTTTTAAAAGCTTATGCTTACCGTATACGGTCAGAAAAATACGCTAGTCTAAAACCGCTAATGTACTTACTATCTTTTGTTGCATGCATGTAACCAACATTGGTACTATACATTCGAAAGTGTCTTTCGATTAATAACACGATTCAACCTTTCGCCCTTAACAGTAcctgaattaattaattcccaACCTGTCAGCTAACCATGACTATTGATATCGGTTCTCTGACATCGCCGACGACTTTTTGCCGACGATTCAAAACGAATTAGATTCGGCTAAATGATAGTTATCATTGTAAGTTTCTCAAGATGTTTCGTCTTTGCCACGGTTTAAAGCGATACAGAAAGAATTCAAGAAgtcatacatatattttactccagaaaatagtaaactttgaagcggctgaaaaagTTTAGCTTTTTAGCATCCAAATACAgtctaggctccgaatatgattttgtcccattcgatgtcgagacccttggtccgtggggtcctagcgctataatttttaaggacatagcaaaaaggttagtcgacatcacagcagaccgaagagctggcagctacctcggacaaagaattagtctagctattcaaagggacgctgccagtatcttcggaaccttgcctaaagggactccttttaatgatatattttagtttatgttaagtttagttatttatttcaatgtatattattttatttttatgtttaattcgttaatatataattattaaattataatacggTCGcagctttaattattttatatttattggaaaaacatatttttctacattacttttcatcacagcgtaaatttaatttcacagtaaacaatgaaatacttttaattaaaatagtgtaTTAAAACTTCGTTGAATCACTATTTTTCCTATGTCTAAATTAAAGAAtctttttagttattaataacatctattaaaatttaattctttagTCTGAAGGGCTGAACACCATCTGGCATTTCGTTCAATAGCGGTGTCCTGCGGTGGCATTGTTCATGGTAATTTGTTGCTTACATCACTCGAAAAACACCCAGTAAATAATtacgttatttttaatctgcAGGGACCCGTtggctattttaaaagaattgcGTTTTGTCATCCGAATCATTAGACAAATTCTAGCCGTAAAAGTGGACTCAGTATCCGCACTTATTcgaagtcaaagtcaaaaatcatttattcatgtaggtaacacaatgtacacttatgaacgtcaaaaaagaaatatacctaCAGCGGCCTTCACACATAACTGTATCTTGCTTATAGACGGATAAGTTCCAATAAGCAATCAAAATTATCGCCGTCCATCCttaggtaatttttaaaatcttctgCATAGTTTTCtcgtatttcttttaacatgGGTAAATGTCCAAATTTTCGTCTATATTTCTTAACCCATACGCGTCTcctttttagattattaaaaccAACCACAAAACCAGCTAACGCGATCACTAGACGTGTATCTACAACGAAAACtgaaagaaaacttttaaaattggttGAAATTCCACGCGCCATTCCATACTGCGATCTAAACTCTCGAAAAGCATTTATACGTACAGTTTTATCTGCAGGAAAGCGAAATAGACAGTTTGAACTGCAGTTCAAACTGTTATTACAATTGAAGCGTAAAGTAGAAGCACAGATCAGCGCGCGGTCTAGTCTGCACAGATTTATCTGCAGATTGGTGCGCAGTTCCAGAAATGCCATTCCGAACTGCACGTGTGAAGGCCGCTATTAaatacttctaattttacatttactgccagttctcaaatcaagggggTAGAACGGAAGACAAGAACTTAGCCTCTCactaggtccgttgtgcgtaaaggCTACCTAACTAAGcccagctccttccagaagcacagaagtatCCTGGGCACTTTGCAGGCTTCACGGAGTGACCTCACTGCTCTGAAGATTTCTGTACGCTGTTAGCCACAGCCTCACATtacaggactacgtgggtgactgattaatttacgcTAAAATAACCTCTGCACTTGGGgctgtctgtcgcgcctaggacaaagagatgtttattaaggagacaGTGGCCCGTAATTGCTCTATGATTATTTTGAGATTAGTTCTGTTGAGGCTTAGAAGTCGCTTTGTGATTAGCGAGATAACTGCTGCCATTTTGGAATGTCTGCAGATGTTGGAGTTCTGCAGATCTTTGGCGGATCAAGGCTCGCACTTCTAGCCATAAATAAAAGGTtgataaattaacttaatgaAATAGGCTGGAACAACCTCCAATCCGCGACATCCAAGGTATTAGGTATTTCAAACTCaactcaaaataattttattcatataggtaggtaaacaagtacaattatgaacgtcattgaaagatgttaaattgattttaaatttacatttactaccagatCGGTAGTCTAGCGGTAGAGTGggcaagaactggcaagaaactctccgccactctttataatcgccaagttttgagtcatacaaattgtttgaactgaagcaaatcaatcccaaggattaggatcattaaaatattaaataatctaatatttctgaagcagtgttggcctaatggctttagcgtgcgactctcatacctgaggtcgtaggttcgatccccgactgtgccaagtatcaagaaaagagcgaacCAATTattaataggccggcaacacactcgcgagccctctggcattgagaatatccataggcggcggtatcacataCCACTAGGCAAGCTATCCTgcacgtttgcatattctataaaaaaaagtatgatactctatttaaattttgaccTTCACAAGAACATTGATATTTTTCTCTTGCAAATGGCTGCATCACAAGTCACTTTTATGGGCTATGGGCCCATGAGTCATGGCTctaatcttatttattatatccagGTGGAAATGTCTATGGGGACTGCTGTCGAAAGTTGCAGGGAAGTGTAATCATGATGGGCAAGGTCGAGGGCAAAAGATGCGCTGGCAGAAGGAGGAAGTCGTGGCTCCGCAATATTAGAGAAAGGATGCGAGTGGCCAGCGTAGAACAGCTGATGCGCTTGGTGAAAAATAAGAAGTATGACGAGCTGACCGCCAATCTCCAGTAGTGGAGAGGCACTTCAAGAAGAAGAATAAGTATCCACATCTCAATCTCTGCTATTCATAGTAATACCCAAAAAGGGCATTCCTACATGACAGCAGGAGGCAGCTTCCGCGTTCTACCGGAGGTCTCAGTGGCTTGATTAGACTCCTTCAGATCCTTCATCAGTGCTGGAAGCAGGAGATTGgtgtttactatttttttctcCTCTCGTACAGAACGTTTATTCCTTCAACTGCTGCAAGTATTAAATCTTACCCTACGACTAGTTCTTCCTTCGCAAGTGCCATTTAAAGAACATCCATTGATGCCCAGCCGGGATTCGTGCGAGGGTTGAGAATCGTGTGAAAACCTTTTTGCATTAAcggtacaaatatttaaaacgctTTCCACAAACACAGCACGCGTTCGACATTCAGTTTTTCCTAACAATTTCCTGTCATGAAGATTCCTCTCATTATCTCACCACGCGACCACACACGACTTCTATAAACATTCAATACCTGGTAGGGGGCGTATTCCCATTCAAGATTTTTTCCTTCATTAAGACAGTTTCAACAATGAGATAGCGATTAATGCGATTGAATCAATAAAAAGAGATCGCAATCCGGTCGCAATAGCAAAAAGCGCACGGAAAGTGTTCAATCACGCACGTAAATGGGCGTGTATGGAAAAAGGGCTATAACGACagaagtattttatatatttttattatagcatTCACGTGTATTTGATGTAATTTAGGGGTTAAATCATTTGTGTCGAGTGCGCGGGAGTGGCCACGCCCTGTTACGTGAGGCGGTTGCGGCCAATCGGACCGCGGGGCGTGTTCCATATTTGAAAACCGAACAATGGAATTTAATTAAgacaattagttttattttattaattgtcgACGCGTGCTTTGTAtgaattgtatgaaaaatgttcggtgaaattttacgaatttaatttaataaattactgtaATCAATTTTCGTTCGTTAGTtcccaaaaatttaaataacctaaacgcgtttttttattacacagCAATCTGGTATATCAGTTATAataggaaatttaaattattaataatttaaatagttaaatttaagtctattactaagtaatttattatgtattaaattaatgtagcTATATTTATGAAAGAACTCTTAAAAACAATAGTATTAACCCAGCGTGAtacctattagattaagaATAACACATGTTTTCCCTCACAAGAAAGTACACGAATATTTCCCGGCTCTTTCTTACAAAAAGCCTTTGCACCTCTCTTTTCATTACATGTGTTAGAGCGAGACGACTCTACTTTCGTCAAACCACCCCGTCCCGCCCCTTCCGGTTAGATTTCTTAGGAGTTTTTGGGGTGGCAACGCGGGCGTCCGCAGTCATGCTGCGATTGTCAGCAGAGCTGGTGGCTTCATGTTGTGAGCTTTCGTGATATTTCGTGATTGTGATATATTTTGGACTGTGTTTTGTGTTTAGGGTGTTTTAAACGGATTTCTAGTTCATATGTAAGTCTTagaaatcgattttaaatttaaaaaaattcattttttttcatacgaATGTTTTTCAGCAATCACTTCCATATCTTACAAATGACTCTTtgatattatgattattttatacataactaTACGAATCCTTTAGTCATTAGTCCTTCTTGGCTTAAAATCATTGAGAACGTACGTACGTAAactaaacattgtttttttttaaataaataattgcataTTTCCATAAAACGCCATCTATTGGAAATATATTTGCGTTAACTGAACTTatcgtataaataaataaaaaagggttgaaacataatttaaagagGTTTTTAACGTAAtaggaataatatttaatacattacaaatattatttataccgttattaattaaaaaatcatatttattaaatttattttactttatctaCATTTTGCGTTACCAATCGACTTCGGTCACGTCAAAATTTGCCGCCGTTAATTTGGATACTTGACGTATAGTTTTGTTATTTGTAGCATAAACAATAGAACAGAAACAACAACAAATACTTCTGTATGCTTTTTTGTACGTGGagtattactaaaaaaaacgtaaaaatgAAATACCTAATAGTTTTTCCGGCAAAGGAATGTTTGCCGACGGATGGTTATACCAGTGAAAACtggaaagaaaatataaaggaAATCTCGAAAAAGgtttaattgataataattaaagtgaaaatattaagaaatagtGCAGTGTTTTAAGCGTTtaactaatatattaattaaatccaCAAAATGTCGCTCATAATAATAgcattaattgtaaattgatTTGAGAAGTGTTAAATTTCCTGTAAaaactacatatattatatcttgCCTATAGCCAATAATAGTCATAGTCGAAGATCTGACAATTAGTAAACTttactttattactataattttattatatatctaatcatgttagttttctgtcattacttttttaattcatattcttttattatgaaaattggaattcaagcaaacaaaagggtttgttttgaaacaaaataaaagtaataacattaaattgcacagttttctagaaatattacatgtttctatcaaatccgtcactttaccgactgattaatttgaaacttaAAACACATGGAATTTTgatgtagccgtaatatttagtctatgtagtatccaaatatgatagaaagtggattttggatttttttcaaatccgacattgttctacgatcatgacgataTAAGTTCTTCGGATACCGGTGAAATAGGAAGTTAggaacaaacattttgtattattttaatcggGTACTTACCGATCTTTCAAAAACCgattatatttatgataatgTCATTATCTgctgcttaaatctttaatcaacaaattatatatattcaggcaaacatttaaaacattggCATGAGCCACGCACACACAATCATTTTTTgcttaattacatttaatattaaaactatttctttcaaaatataaaattagttaatataaaaataaattttaaaaagtttggtccttgTGGCAGACCAGGCagttgtattgcgatacttattagtTGAAatagcaccagctctggggtcaccggtactatctatctACTCTTAAATGATTTGTATATATCCcttatatatctttaatgaaCCATATACAATGGAAGAGTAACAGTCACACATAACACGGGCAAGTAGGAGCCTAATTACTATTTCAAAGCGTTTAGactaattaacaaatattgtttacaAGTCAATATTGAACTGACGGTTAGCGTAATCTATAATCTATAGCTATCACTATGCTCTGTGGTGTCACCCgcgttttaatatatatataccaggCTACCAattaggtctgggcttcagattCACAGAGATCACACCGTCGACCCAAAAAAttgccggttttctcacgatgtttccttcaccgatcgagcgaatgttaaatgcgcacatagaaagaaatgtgcacagccggggatcgaacctacgactccAGGGATATGAGTTgaacgctaaagccactaggccaacactctattattattagttatttctTATAGCcgcgataaataaaaatttcaattcaAACTAAGTAATTCCtgattatatatacatatatgatatGCTTTCAGTATGTTATGGTGTAGATGCGATTATATTAGCTGTATTAATGTATGATATTTGTCATAAAAATTGACTAATCTTATTAAATACTGTGAGTTTATACTTTTGTCCGatattctataatttattctactggaaatataaaattattatttattataataaaatttcacactatcgtttattaaaacctaaacataacaactaaatatacagtaggtatattttaacctacatagtacctaataataaaaattaaaacaaatttaaaaagtttggtctctgtgTACCTACCTATAGATACCTTTATAGCATCATTATCAcgctgtatttatatttatataaaatattataataacgttTGAACTAAAATACTTACTAGCGTTTACTTTACAAAcgattttttaatagttttttttttgtaaagacTAATTTAGGTTTAATGAAAAATCCGGATTTATTATATGgctatatttgtatatattttatgtcacAATAAATCAAGTTAAAAAACaccttaattaatttttaccttAGCTGAGATCAAatgactctcatacctgacgtcgtaggttcgatcccaatggactttctttctatgtgcgcatttaacatttgctcgaacggtgaaggaaaacatcgtgaggaaaccgacatgtcttagacccatcgactttttgggtcttagacaTGTCGGTTGTCACCGGTTCGAGCTAAaccgcacatagacagaaagtccattggtgcacattcGGGAATTGAACCTCCGACCTCAAAGATGAGAACGCTAAACTACTGGCTTCAGCCAACACAGCAAAATTTGGACGAACACAAGGTTGTATAAACAGGAAATCATGATCATACatcatcttaatttataaaaattacgtgtcacgttgtttgtccgctatgtactcctaaactaccgaaccgatatcaatcaaatttgcacaccgtgtgtagtttcatccaacttaaaagatagcatagcttacatctcaatttatacccgcaatgtaattttattgcaaattatttgtttattatttgacacaattctaacagatggcgctgtgttgaaagtaccaacgtttcacataagctacaatttaatggcatagccACCGAAAAAACATGGTGATCCCCATGACTATTGTTTTCCAGccgtttcctttgaatagtttactactaagtaatataacaaaaaccttaaccacagcaacgctgggccgagtctgctagttattatatatttaatatccaGCGCATTGCAAACATCAACTTCGGCAATAGATAGCGCGAAACAAACATGTTTATGACCGTtcaagttttatataaaatacatataacgtCAAATCaactgttaaaaatttaaattaactgtaATCACTCCCACCCCTTTAACAATCTTATCCAGAGACtaaacacaaaaaatgtaACAGACGAAAAAATTCTGTCTTATTTAGCGCCGTCAAGCGAAAAATCGCATAGAGAGATTTAAGGCTTTCATTTACGTCTTTATGTTCCTAATGTGATTAAAGTTAATACTTTGCAGCtgcaaaaaaaataggaaaacTTCAAAACGtcagatttttaataatcctATTTGTCTGTGGAGAACTGTCAACCCGTTGCTTTGTGAGTCTATGGGGCGTCTACAGATAAAGATTAGATGCATATCTTTGGCATTGTTTAAGGGCCAGGTAATATCGGCCGGGCGTAAAGTGCTAAACAGAGTTGTTTTCGAATAATACGATTATGTTGAGTTGAATGAATGTTTTTTGATTGACAGTTATATTAGCTTTTTGACATCGCAGTTCGCCATTATTGGCAGGAAATTTTGAacttattaatacataaattttctatttttgttttgtaatgtcGCCggattaatatatttcaatatacatttactaaggctatatttaataaattctatacattatacattgaaataaataactaaccttaacataaactaaaatatattattaaaaggagtccctttgaatcgctagactaattctttgtccgaggtagctgccagatcttcggtctcctgtgatgtcgactaacctttttgatatcATATGGATAATACTTTAATCTTTAACTTTTCAACTATGCGATGTAAATCCAGAGAGAAAGATCCAGGTTGGATATCCCTTATAGAGACGCAAAAACTAGGAGCAAATCAAACTCAAGCGTTTATAAATAGCATAAAAGCCTGTTTTTACTACTATGCTATAAAGGGTtcgtaacaaaattaaatatacacagAAATGGAATTTTTGTCTCAGGCATATAAAAATGTCCTATAAATTTATCCacagtttaatttaatgtctaaaactttttttattcgaTGCCCGTGTGGCTCGAATGTTGTTTTGAGAAATGGCTTTGAATTTGTCACGgtgttgtttttttaacaatgcCGATATGGAACTATTGATTTTCTTAGTTTAAcgaagtattttaaattactttataaatatataacccATATAACCAATTAGTTAAAGTGATagattattatgtataactCGGTAAAagttaactaattaattaatattcatgcCCTTAAAAACTTCAACTTAAATCACGATATATATCGCATATCTTGTGGCGTTACGAAGGGGTCAGTCACCCTAAGATCTgcatctatttttttaatagacaaagCAAAGTCCATAGACATCGTCATAGGTGATGGTATACGctgtaataatgttttttttttgcaggTGATATTGGAGCTGTAGAAGAGAACTGGTGGAGGATCTTCAACGTAATCAACAGCGGGAAGTCCCGCCGCGTGGATGGTGGCGGGCGATTGGGGCTATGCGCCGGCGTCGGCAGCGCCCGCCATGAACGCCTTCCTGGAGACAAACCACGCACACCTGGCTTCGTACGGCCTCAAGATGTCCCCTGAACCCGCATGCGGAGTCGCTGCTCAGCATAGAGCTGCAGCACCACACCCTCCGCATCCCACGCACTACCAACACTACCCGTTGCACTCCTACCAGCCAGGATACTTAAGAGAATATGGCGGGTGCGGAGAACTCTTCCCGCAACAGCCCCTAGAACAGAGCTGGGATTGGCGGAACGATGTGCACTACCAGAGCGCACCACCGTTGATGCCCCACGCCCATCAGCCACACGCCTTTCTACGCTACGTCAGAGCCCCACCAAGACGTGACATGCGATGCCAATGGCTGGACCCAGACCAGCCTCCCCCTAGAAAACTATGCAATAAGCTATTCTCAAGTATGCACGAAATCGTGACGCATCTGACAGTGGAACACGTTGGTGGTCCAGAGTGCACAACGCATGCGTGTTTCTGGCAGGGTTGTGCGCGGAACGGGAGGCCGTTCAAGGCGAAATACAAACTAGTGAATCACATTCGAGTGCACACGGGCGAAAAGCCCTTCCCGTGCCCGTTTCCCGGTTGCGGTAAAGTGTTCGCGAGATCAGAAAACCTCAAGATACATAAGAGGACGCATACAGGtaagattatattatactagccgcccccgcgaactttgtttcttcttaatgtgattttacttaacctttttgatacataccaacatggaacatttcgctatgctaccccagagactttgtaggtttttctgtgaatttttcaaGACATCAGTTTTAACTTAACAATTGAAAAATAGGAGTCGATCacagaggggtgaaaattaagggttgaatgtattttacaaaaacaaaaaaaaattgtctgaaaaataaaataaaaatttagagggatgaaaaatagacgTTGTTCGATTCGCAGACCTAACCGATATGCTCTAAAAATTTCGGTTGAGCCATTTGGGAGGAGTTGAATTTCACAAACACCGTGAAacacacgagaattttatatattagattatattgTTAGTTGCACAGCCTGTGACATCAAGAGATGCCAACTTGGGGTTTTCCCCCCAAATTATAATCCAGATGTCATGGGGTTTTTTAGAGGgaattttatactatttttatattacttgaATGTATGTTGGATGCACATTTGAAGTTACTTCTCAAACCgtacacacacacagaaactTTAGGGGCATCTTTGTCAATATTTAGGGGTATTTGAAGTTGGTCCTAGGGAGGACATTCGCCAGGAGtaatgtgtccatgggcatttGTCACTACACATTAGCTGAGCTTGACCTtgagttttaaaaatcatgTATTATTATCTGACTCAAACCCaactttaaaatgttttatagttCATTAAAGTAGAATGGTAATAACGCCCACAAGACACCATTATAAACCAAAATGctgtaagttattttaatgacattattaacatttcattataatttatttatttattattgcgaTAACTTTGGAATAGCTACATTATTTTCTGACACAAAAcattaaagttaataataattcagtcTAATTTCGAGTCTAATTCGAAAATGGTTTATgcagattgattaattataaaaaacccGTACTGTCAgccatattaattatcatgatgtcataataataagaacagttaattataattgttgtcaaaacttatggtctaaatattCT
This genomic window contains:
- the LOC125061918 gene encoding pair-rule protein odd-paired, coding for MVAGDWGYAPASAAPAMNAFLETNHAHLASYGLKMSPEPACGVAAQHRAAAPHPPHPTHYQHYPLHSYQPGYLREYGGCGELFPQQPLEQSWDWRNDVHYQSAPPLMPHAHQPHAFLRYVRAPPRRDMRCQWLDPDQPPPRKLCNKLFSSMHEIVTHLTVEHVGGPECTTHACFWQGCARNGRPFKAKYKLVNHIRVHTGEKPFPCPFPGCGKVFARSENLKIHKRTHTGEKPFKCEYAGCDRRFANSSDRKKHSHVHTSDKPYNCRVHGCDKSYTHPSSLRKHMKVHGAAGDASPRYDSDGDDSSSAGSVSVTAGAASPPVPVPPPPIPPAPHHPQHHPTITDKLESLNDKYLNPHDQKTYDRPPPHHQPHLTNIGGNGIMENKLGFTGHWGQFQQPAPPVPHGVPEWWCPSQESYHHHHLMHHSGAAAAY